In Dermacentor silvarum isolate Dsil-2018 chromosome 2, BIME_Dsil_1.4, whole genome shotgun sequence, the following proteins share a genomic window:
- the LOC119441961 gene encoding adult-specific rigid cuticular protein 15.7-like: MFAQLLVLALASAAYAGVVGPAVAVGGYGHLGYGGYGGYGGYGGYGGYGGYGHGGYGHVAVAAAAPVVKAVAAPVVAKAVVQDVYAAQPYKFGYEVNDGHGNHQSRHEVADAHNNRVGSYSFTDSYGRHRSVHYVADGHGFRAAVKTNEPGTAASHPAAAVYQTPHAVKAAPVVAAPAYHAPAVAVAAPAVAKVAVAAAPVAVGYGGYYGGYGHGGYGHGGYGHGYGYH, encoded by the exons ATGTTCGCTCAG CTTCTCGTCCTGGCTCTGGCTTCGGCCGCCTACGCCGGCGTTGTCGGCCCCGCTGTTGCCGTTGGCGGCTATGGCCACCTCGGCTATGGCGGCTATGGTGGCTATGGCGGCTACGGCGGCTATGGCGGCTATGGTGGCTACGGACACGGTGGATACGGACAcgtcgctgttgctgctgctgcccccGTCGTCAAGGCTGTCGCTGCCCCCGTTGTGGCCAAGGCCGTTGTCCAGGACGTCTAT GCTGCCCAGCCCTACAAGTTCGGTTACGAGGTGAACGATGGACACGGCAACCACCAGAGCCGCCACGAGGTTGCTGATGCCCACAACAACCGCGTCGGATCCTACAGCTTCACCGACTCCTACGGCCGCCACCGTAGCGTGCACTACGTCGCCGACGGACATGGCTTCCGCGCTGCCGTCAAGACCAACGAGCCCGGAACCGCTGCCTCCCACCCTGCTGCCGCCGTCTACCAGACCCCCCACGCCGTGAAGGCTGCCCCCGTCGTCGCCGCCCCCGCCTACCACGCCCCCGCCGTCGCTGTCGCTGCCCCCGCCGTCGCTAAGGTCGCTGTCGCTGCCGCCCCCGTTGCCGTCGGCTATGGTGGATACTACGGAGGCTACGGCCACGGCGGCTACGGCCACGGCGGTTACGGCCACGGCTATGGCTACCACTAA